Proteins from one Methanobrevibacter thaueri genomic window:
- a CDS encoding DUF262 domain-containing protein, giving the protein MNELQSLSQIFNKRIFRIPDYQRGYAWQGQQLRDFWEDIVNLQPDRYHYTGLLSLKKLNQEESRKLGNDDSWLLDSGFDAYHIVDGQQRLTTFVIMLNEIIEFTCKLPDNNGKSDDEIYLGFDNIRDIKAKYISRKRPPENLIITYMFGYENDNPSAEYLKYKVLGQEYGGTIKETYYTKNLKYAKEFFGKELQAHYEKKGIEGINDLYRKLTLKLMFNIHEIKDDYDVFVAFETMNNRGKRLTNLELLKNRLIYLTTLYSNDIFDETNKIALRQRINEAWSEVYYQLGRNENNLLSDDEFLRAHWIMYYSYSRKRGDDYIKFLLRKFSHKSIFENIIEVDPDEEEPTVLISNQQDDDDMEIVSSQKSVTDEFLQPEEIIDYVNSLKETAEYWYYTFYPEKCSDITEEEQVWIEKLNRIGIGYFRPIVAVSLIPKLGYSKDERITFYKAVERFIFIAFRMAMYQSSYKSSDYYRKTREVYMENMSLSDVTEDLINTTNENAADAVRVFVTRMNKRFISQDGFYSWRELRYFLYEYEYSLASKYKLDKLSWADLTKVVKDKITVEHILPQTPTKLYWRNNFRQFTPEEIKTLSASLGNMLPLSQSINSKLQNDSFDDKKARGYSNGCHCEVEISKEDSWDAKHIYDRGMKLLSFMETRWDFKFEDTKQKEELLHISFVNDGRDIPPEITEENITDIIIPSNDENMDARDHVTALIMGWASVKDEAGEIHLNPDRCTKLYTRFTTDVMSGILPDAKDAKSGWETRNHYFYEIANTDEGKLYLKMALSAENIPDDLKVICEIITEHYPPRVKRKNWKWRVPFSTKLVDVSKSTDEEVICILNDLYAEAMQFEKQVVDIMKE; this is encoded by the coding sequence ATGAACGAATTACAATCACTATCACAAATATTTAATAAGAGGATATTCAGAATACCTGACTATCAACGAGGCTATGCATGGCAAGGCCAACAACTTCGTGATTTTTGGGAAGACATAGTTAACCTTCAGCCTGATAGATACCACTACACCGGACTTCTATCACTAAAGAAACTGAATCAAGAAGAAAGCAGGAAACTAGGCAATGATGATTCATGGCTCCTTGACAGTGGATTTGATGCATACCACATTGTTGATGGGCAACAGAGGCTTACAACCTTTGTGATAATGCTTAATGAAATTATCGAATTCACATGCAAATTGCCGGACAATAACGGCAAAAGCGATGATGAGATATATCTTGGATTTGATAATATAAGAGACATCAAAGCAAAATACATCAGCAGGAAACGACCGCCAGAGAACCTTATCATCACCTATATGTTCGGTTATGAAAACGACAATCCGAGCGCAGAATATCTAAAATACAAAGTGCTCGGTCAGGAGTATGGCGGCACTATCAAAGAGACTTATTATACAAAGAATCTTAAGTATGCCAAAGAGTTCTTCGGGAAAGAACTCCAGGCGCATTACGAGAAAAAAGGAATAGAAGGAATTAATGATTTGTATCGGAAACTCACATTGAAGCTCATGTTCAATATCCATGAAATAAAAGATGACTATGATGTGTTTGTCGCTTTTGAGACTATGAACAACAGAGGTAAGAGACTGACTAATCTCGAACTTTTAAAAAACCGCCTTATTTATTTGACCACACTCTACTCAAACGATATATTTGACGAAACAAACAAAATCGCTTTGAGGCAACGTATTAACGAAGCATGGAGTGAGGTATACTATCAGCTTGGAAGAAATGAGAATAATTTACTTTCCGATGATGAATTCCTTAGAGCTCACTGGATTATGTATTATTCATATTCCAGAAAGCGTGGAGATGACTACATCAAATTCCTATTAAGAAAGTTCTCGCATAAATCCATTTTCGAGAACATCATTGAAGTTGATCCCGATGAAGAGGAGCCTACAGTTTTAATCTCTAATCAGCAGGACGATGATGATATGGAAATAGTTTCATCACAGAAAAGTGTGACAGACGAGTTCCTACAACCTGAAGAAATAATAGATTATGTGAACAGTCTCAAAGAGACTGCAGAGTATTGGTATTATACTTTCTATCCGGAAAAATGCTCAGATATAACAGAAGAAGAGCAAGTGTGGATAGAGAAATTGAATCGTATTGGTATCGGATACTTCAGACCTATTGTTGCTGTTTCCTTGATTCCAAAGCTTGGATATTCCAAAGATGAGAGAATCACATTCTATAAGGCTGTAGAAAGATTCATATTTATCGCATTCCGTATGGCAATGTATCAGTCCAGCTATAAGAGTAGCGATTATTATCGTAAAACACGCGAAGTGTACATGGAAAATATGTCTCTTTCTGATGTGACAGAAGATCTCATAAATACAACAAATGAAAATGCGGCGGATGCTGTGAGAGTTTTCGTTACAAGAATGAACAAACGGTTTATCTCGCAGGATGGTTTTTATAGTTGGAGAGAGCTTCGCTATTTCCTATACGAGTATGAGTATTCACTGGCATCAAAGTATAAGCTCGACAAGTTGTCATGGGCTGATTTGACAAAGGTTGTAAAGGACAAAATTACGGTAGAGCATATTTTGCCTCAGACACCAACAAAACTATACTGGCGTAACAACTTCAGACAGTTCACACCAGAAGAAATTAAGACTCTGTCCGCATCATTGGGTAATATGTTGCCACTATCTCAGAGCATCAATTCAAAGCTGCAAAATGACAGTTTTGATGACAAAAAGGCCAGAGGATATTCGAATGGATGTCATTGTGAAGTTGAAATCTCCAAAGAAGATTCCTGGGATGCAAAACACATTTATGACAGGGGAATGAAACTCCTATCCTTCATGGAAACTCGCTGGGATTTCAAATTTGAAGACACAAAACAGAAAGAAGAACTGCTCCATATTTCTTTTGTAAACGATGGAAGGGATATACCTCCGGAAATAACTGAGGAGAACATTACAGATATTATTATTCCATCAAACGACGAGAATATGGATGCAAGAGATCATGTGACTGCACTTATAATGGGTTGGGCTAGTGTAAAGGATGAGGCTGGAGAAATACATCTCAATCCAGACCGCTGCACTAAACTTTACACCAGATTCACCACAGATGTTATGAGCGGGATTCTTCCTGACGCTAAGGATGCCAAAAGCGGTTGGGAAACAAGAAACCATTACTTTTATGAAATTGCTAATACAGATGAAGGAAAACTGTACCTTAAAATGGCTCTTAGCGCCGAGAATATTCCAGATGATTTAAAGGTGATTTGCGAAATAATCACAGAGCATTATCCTCCACGGGTGAAGAGGAAAAATTGGAAATGGAGGGTTCCATTTTCTACAAAACTCGTCGATGTTAGCAAATCAACAGATGAAGAAGTAATTTGCATACTGAATGACCTATATGCTGAGGCTATGCAGTTTGAAAAACAAGTTGTCGATATCATGAAGGAATAA
- the map gene encoding type II methionyl aminopeptidase: MIESYIKSGKIVSKIRSEASKMITDGALVIDLVNYVESEILKSGAEIAFPCNVSINEIAAHYTSPASDETKFKAGDMVKLDLGAMVDGYIADSAITVVASGNIDENYTQDEINLHEEIIEASDAGLEAAIATARAGIEVSKIGAAVHEAISEYKLNPIFNLTGHSLEQYNLHAGISIPNYDNNDGYILEEGQAIAIEPFATNGEGIVNDAPGQYIFSYIANKPFRMRSTQKVLKYIQHNHQYVPFSGRWITDEFGERKGAIALKQLSDAMAIYPYAPQREKQDCFVSQKEHTVIIEKEGCTVTTI, from the coding sequence ATGATAGAATCTTATATAAAATCTGGGAAAATTGTTTCCAAGATTCGCAGCGAAGCTTCAAAAATGATTACTGATGGGGCTTTGGTTATAGACTTAGTAAATTATGTAGAAAGTGAAATTTTAAAATCCGGTGCTGAAATTGCATTCCCATGTAACGTGTCAATAAACGAAATTGCAGCACATTATACTTCCCCTGCAAGTGATGAAACTAAATTTAAGGCAGGAGACATGGTTAAATTGGATTTAGGTGCAATGGTTGATGGATATATTGCAGATTCTGCTATCACTGTTGTGGCAAGTGGAAATATTGATGAAAATTACACCCAAGATGAAATTAACTTGCATGAAGAAATAATCGAGGCATCAGATGCTGGTCTTGAAGCTGCAATCGCAACCGCAAGAGCAGGAATTGAAGTATCAAAAATTGGCGCTGCAGTTCATGAAGCAATTTCAGAATACAAATTAAACCCTATTTTTAATTTAACAGGACACAGTCTGGAACAATATAATTTACATGCAGGAATCTCTATTCCAAATTATGACAATAATGATGGCTATATTTTAGAAGAAGGTCAAGCAATAGCTATCGAACCATTTGCAACAAATGGCGAAGGCATTGTAAATGACGCTCCCGGCCAATATATCTTCTCATATATTGCAAACAAACCATTCAGAATGAGGAGTACACAAAAGGTTCTAAAATATATTCAACACAACCACCAATACGTTCCGTTTTCAGGCAGATGGATTACTGACGAGTTTGGCGAGAGAAAAGGAGCGATAGCATTAAAACAGTTATCAGATGCCATGGCAATTTATCCATATGCTCCGCAACGTGAAAAGCAAGACTGCTTTGTAAGTCAAAAAGAGCATACCGTAATCATCGAAAAAGAAGGCTGTACAGTTACAACAATCTAG